From Paramagnetospirillum magnetotacticum MS-1, one genomic window encodes:
- the cyoE gene encoding heme o synthase, with product MTFRQYIELLKPRIALMIALTAITGYAAVATKVDPVAVLLLTLAMVLGSAASAVFNHVWDRDIDRLMRRTGRRPMATGAGTPALGFTLAVVLMVAGMALAHAAFNWVVALHLFLGGFVYVAIYTVWLKRRHWTNIIIGGAAGSFAVLAGAAAVDQTQWLLPMVLALVLFLWTPSHFWSLAILLAEDYRQAGVPMLPVVVGAKRTAWCILGNSLILVAASLLPWWLGLLGDAYGIMAAVSGAVLLGFNLVLVKDTSRRWAGWNFAASMPYLLLLFIAVFVDKHW from the coding sequence TTGACCTTCAGGCAATATATCGAGCTGTTGAAGCCGCGCATCGCCCTGATGATCGCGTTGACCGCCATCACCGGCTACGCGGCCGTGGCGACCAAGGTTGATCCGGTGGCGGTGCTGCTGCTGACCCTCGCCATGGTATTGGGCTCTGCCGCTTCGGCGGTGTTCAACCATGTCTGGGACCGCGATATCGACCGCCTGATGCGCCGCACCGGGCGCCGTCCCATGGCGACGGGGGCGGGGACTCCGGCCTTGGGATTTACCCTGGCGGTGGTGCTGATGGTGGCCGGTATGGCCCTGGCCCATGCCGCCTTCAACTGGGTGGTGGCGCTGCACCTGTTTCTGGGCGGCTTCGTCTATGTGGCCATCTATACGGTCTGGCTGAAGCGCCGCCACTGGACCAACATCATCATCGGCGGCGCGGCGGGCAGTTTCGCCGTCCTGGCGGGCGCGGCGGCGGTGGACCAGACCCAGTGGCTGTTGCCCATGGTTCTGGCCCTGGTGCTGTTCTTGTGGACGCCCAGCCATTTCTGGTCGCTGGCCATTCTGCTGGCCGAGGATTACCGCCAGGCGGGGGTTCCCATGCTGCCGGTGGTGGTCGGCGCCAAGCGCACCGCCTGGTGCATCCTGGGCAACAGCCTGATCCTGGTGGCGGCTTCGCTTCTGCCCTGGTGGCTGGGGCTGCTGGGCGATGCCTATGGCATCATGGCGGCGGTTTCCGGCGCCGTGCTGCTGGGCTTCAATCTGGTGCTGGTCAAGGATACCAGCCGCCGCTGGGCGGGCTGGAACTTCGCCGCCTCCATGCCCTATCTGCTGCTGCTGTTCATCGCGGTATTCGTCGATAAGCACTGGTAA
- the mamQ gene encoding magnetosome protein MamQ, whose amino-acid sequence MNLQFKYVFRAISAITVLVVFASGLLRYNEFLAMREDAQSKRSNFEVEIQRRNNLFGNLINLTVNHSSLESSVFNNSSDKRAEGVNVATKKDDALKIEKTFVQDGFGAALGKVIAYSERYPDIKSVKSYKFMMASLIEMEERIANNRVMYNESASRFNAEIRKMPWKYLAMITGFKEREYFHQGQESTAIINAPIVSPEMYQPLIPLISDKN is encoded by the coding sequence ATGAACCTTCAATTCAAATATGTTTTTCGGGCAATTTCCGCAATCACAGTCCTCGTAGTGTTTGCGTCTGGGCTGTTGCGTTACAATGAATTTCTGGCAATGCGGGAGGATGCTCAGTCGAAGAGATCAAATTTTGAGGTGGAGATACAAAGGCGGAATAATCTGTTCGGCAACCTGATTAACCTAACAGTTAATCATTCATCGCTAGAAAGTTCTGTGTTCAATAATAGCTCTGATAAGAGAGCGGAAGGCGTCAATGTTGCAACTAAAAAAGACGATGCGCTCAAAATTGAAAAGACTTTTGTTCAGGATGGATTTGGCGCTGCCCTCGGAAAGGTAATTGCTTATTCTGAGCGGTATCCAGACATTAAATCTGTAAAATCGTATAAGTTTATGATGGCGTCACTGATTGAAATGGAGGAGAGGATCGCCAACAATAGGGTTATGTACAACGAATCTGCTTCACGGTTTAATGCGGAAATTCGAAAGATGCCGTGGAAGTACTTAGCCATGATCACAGGATTTAAGGAGCGTGAATATTTTCATCAGGGGCAAGAAAGTACGGCGATAATCAATGCGCCTATCGTTTCTCCAGAGATGTATCAGCCGCTAATACCATTGATTTCTGATAAAAACTAA
- a CDS encoding anion transporter: MDNFVIAVFFLTYLGMAFGSVPGLRLDRTGIALLAVVVLLVSGKVGVKAMGSSIDVPTLLLLFALMIVSAQFQLAGVYGAVAQRVAESPGSARRLLGLVVAVSGGLSAVLANDVVCFAMTPIIAEGIRRRGLDPRPYLLGLVGAANAGSAATLIGNPQNILIGQVGGLDFWNFLAACAVPAALSLVAVYACVAWIWQRELDAVPEPVAAHPPAEGHRWQAVKGGIALAVLALLFAAPLPREVGAMVIAALLLASRRMCSREMIGLVDWHLLLLFACLFVVTGAFADTDLARHWVNWLAENGLFPDSLKAMVPVALVASNSIGNVPAVMLILAVWPTPDTGALTGLALLSTLAGNFLLVGSMANIIVAERAAGAGCRLSFGDFARAGIPMTLVTMAIAIVWLRLGGWMTW; encoded by the coding sequence ATGGATAATTTCGTCATCGCCGTCTTCTTCCTCACCTATCTCGGCATGGCCTTCGGGTCGGTTCCGGGTTTGAGGCTTGATCGCACCGGCATCGCCTTGCTGGCGGTGGTGGTGTTGCTGGTTTCGGGCAAGGTGGGCGTCAAGGCCATGGGCTCGTCCATCGACGTGCCCACCTTGCTGCTGCTGTTCGCCCTGATGATCGTCTCGGCCCAGTTCCAACTGGCGGGCGTCTATGGCGCCGTGGCGCAAAGAGTGGCGGAATCGCCCGGATCGGCCCGGCGTCTGCTGGGTCTGGTGGTGGCGGTGTCGGGCGGGCTGTCGGCGGTGCTGGCCAATGACGTGGTCTGCTTCGCCATGACTCCGATCATCGCCGAGGGTATCCGGCGGCGCGGCCTCGATCCGCGCCCCTATCTGCTGGGGCTGGTGGGCGCCGCCAATGCGGGCAGCGCCGCCACCCTGATCGGCAATCCCCAGAACATCCTGATCGGACAGGTGGGCGGTCTGGATTTCTGGAATTTCCTGGCCGCCTGCGCCGTTCCTGCCGCCCTGTCGCTGGTGGCGGTCTATGCCTGCGTCGCCTGGATCTGGCAGCGGGAACTGGATGCGGTTCCCGAACCGGTGGCGGCCCATCCTCCGGCCGAGGGGCATCGCTGGCAGGCCGTCAAGGGCGGCATCGCGCTGGCCGTTCTGGCCTTGCTGTTCGCCGCCCCCTTGCCGCGCGAAGTGGGCGCCATGGTCATCGCCGCCCTGCTGCTGGCCAGCCGCCGCATGTGCTCGCGCGAGATGATCGGTCTGGTGGATTGGCATCTGTTGCTGCTGTTCGCCTGCCTGTTCGTGGTGACCGGCGCCTTCGCCGACACCGATCTGGCGCGACACTGGGTCAATTGGCTGGCCGAGAACGGATTGTTCCCCGATTCGCTCAAGGCCATGGTGCCGGTGGCGCTGGTGGCGTCTAACTCCATCGGCAATGTGCCTGCCGTGATGCTGATCCTGGCGGTGTGGCCCACCCCCGATACCGGGGCGCTGACCGGTCTTGCCCTGCTGTCGACCTTGGCGGGCAATTTCCTGCTGGTGGGCAGCATGGCCAATATCATCGTGGCCGAGCGCGCCGCCGGGGCCGGTTGCCGTCTGTCCTTCGGCGATTTCGCCCGCGCGGGCATTCCCATGACCCTGGTGACCATGGCCATCGCCATCGTCTGGCTGCGCCTGGGCGGCTGGATGACATGGTAG
- a CDS encoding nucleotidyltransferase family protein — translation MKERRRPERGRPNVIEIVVRVPADKADAVKAYAGRISRRRSPALRDEVISRLRSRPDIMDRFGVKALFLFGSVVREEAKPTSDIDLMVDFFPGRPGGLFAYVELKHALEGLLGRPVDLITSGNIKPRLKKRILEECMLVYGEGDARR, via the coding sequence ATGAAGGAAAGACGACGCCCCGAACGCGGCCGCCCCAACGTCATCGAGATCGTGGTGCGCGTGCCCGCCGACAAGGCCGATGCGGTCAAGGCCTATGCCGGGCGCATCTCGCGCCGCCGCAGCCCCGCCCTTCGCGACGAGGTCATCAGCCGTCTGCGGTCGCGTCCCGATATCATGGACCGCTTCGGGGTCAAGGCCCTGTTCCTGTTCGGCTCGGTGGTGCGCGAGGAGGCCAAGCCCACCAGCGATATTGACCTGATGGTGGACTTCTTTCCTGGCAGGCCCGGCGGTCTGTTCGCCTATGTGGAACTGAAGCACGCCCTGGAAGGCCTCCTGGGACGCCCGGTGGATCTCATCACCTCGGGCAATATCAAGCCGCGCCTGAAAAAGCGCATCTTGGAGGAATGCATGCTGGTCTATGGCGAGGGAGACGCAAGACGGTGA
- the gmk gene encoding guanylate kinase, whose translation MTDTLPTVSRRGLMLVMSSPSGAGKTTISRALLERDPAIGMSVSATTRAPRPGEVDGKDYHFVTVEKFHEMVEQREFLEHARVFDNFYGTPRGPVDAILRSGRDVLFDIDWQGTQQMAQNARADLVSVFVLPPSVEELERRLRGRAQDSDEVVKKRMSKAGDEMSHWPEYDYIVVNVDLDKSIAAVQAILAAERLKRDRLVGLPDFVTRLRGEE comes from the coding sequence ATGACCGATACCCTTCCCACCGTCAGCCGCCGTGGTCTCATGCTGGTGATGTCGTCGCCTTCGGGCGCGGGCAAGACCACCATCTCGCGCGCCCTGCTCGAACGCGACCCGGCCATCGGCATGTCGGTCTCGGCCACCACGCGGGCGCCGCGCCCCGGCGAGGTGGACGGCAAGGACTACCACTTCGTCACCGTCGAGAAATTCCACGAGATGGTGGAACAGCGGGAATTCCTGGAACACGCCCGCGTCTTCGACAATTTCTATGGCACGCCCAGGGGGCCGGTGGACGCCATCCTGCGGTCGGGCCGCGACGTGCTGTTCGATATCGACTGGCAGGGCACCCAGCAGATGGCCCAGAACGCGCGGGCCGATCTGGTCTCGGTCTTCGTCCTGCCGCCCTCGGTGGAGGAGTTGGAGCGCCGCCTCAGGGGCCGCGCCCAGGATTCCGACGAGGTGGTGAAGAAGCGCATGTCCAAGGCCGGCGACGAGATGAGCCACTGGCCGGAATACGATTACATCGTGGTCAATGTGGATCTGGACAAATCCATCGCCGCCGTCCAGGCCATCCTGGCCGCCGAGCGCTTAAAGCGCGACCGTCTGGTGGGCTTGCCCGACTTCGTCACCCGGTTGCGGGGCGAGGAGTAA
- a CDS encoding sensor histidine kinase: protein MSQSPTGSARQLSPSKSSGPAKIALIYAAIAATWIIVSDNSLAYFVGNARQAADISVYKGLAFVALTTFILYRLMMRMVIKLTDLHAAVEREQAAKLEALSLLEVIADKSTDAIYIKDTSGRYQLFNRQAGRFVGKESSEVIGHDDRSIFLPGEAEALMEVDRQIMEGGVVSTVEEVMTTPNGICTFLSNKGPFYGEGHQLLGLFGVARDITERKSLEDRIAESEKQYRSLFDGMLSGFAYHKVEYIDGAPVDFTYLAVNKNFTLLTGLCDVVGKRVSEVIPDLKEKDSELFDIYFRVADTGQPERVERHVLSLNLWFVISVFSTQKGYFAVIFDNITDRVVAQNEIIKNNEQLLQSNLDLEQFAYVSSHDLQTPLRNIISYTQLLERRYKGKLDADADDFIDFIVKNSKQMSSLISDLLEYSRTTSQSLLLQPTSASEAVAQALENLKVDIEEGCVQITVGDLPMVMAEQTRLTSLFQNLLGNGIKYRSTERSPSLSVKAERVKQGWWRFAVTDNGIGIEDEYHDKIFEIFQRLSPASERAGTGIGLALCRRIVHRFGGSIWVESEPGQGATFFFTLRAGVGAQISSS from the coding sequence ATGTCCCAAAGCCCTACAGGCAGCGCACGGCAGCTGAGCCCCTCTAAGTCATCCGGCCCAGCCAAGATTGCCCTCATTTATGCGGCTATAGCTGCAACATGGATAATCGTATCTGACAATTCCCTTGCGTATTTCGTAGGCAACGCTAGGCAGGCTGCCGACATTAGCGTTTACAAAGGCTTGGCTTTCGTCGCCCTGACCACCTTCATTCTCTACAGGCTTATGATGCGCATGGTCATCAAGCTGACCGATTTGCATGCAGCGGTAGAGCGGGAGCAAGCAGCAAAACTTGAGGCGTTGAGCCTACTAGAGGTTATCGCCGATAAATCGACGGATGCCATATATATCAAGGATACCTCGGGACGTTATCAACTGTTCAATCGTCAAGCCGGTCGATTTGTTGGCAAGGAAAGTAGCGAAGTAATCGGACATGATGACCGTTCCATCTTCCTGCCAGGAGAAGCCGAGGCACTGATGGAGGTTGACCGCCAGATCATGGAGGGAGGAGTTGTTAGCACCGTCGAGGAGGTGATGACCACCCCAAATGGGATATGTACCTTTCTGAGTAATAAGGGGCCATTTTATGGAGAAGGCCATCAATTGCTTGGCTTGTTTGGCGTTGCCAGAGATATAACGGAAAGAAAGTCGCTGGAAGACAGAATTGCAGAAAGCGAAAAGCAATATAGGTCATTATTTGACGGAATGCTGAGCGGGTTTGCCTATCATAAAGTTGAGTATATTGATGGAGCTCCTGTTGATTTCACATATTTAGCAGTAAACAAAAATTTTACATTATTGACAGGCCTCTGTGATGTTGTTGGGAAAAGGGTTAGTGAAGTTATCCCAGATCTGAAGGAGAAAGATTCAGAGCTTTTTGACATTTATTTTCGTGTCGCTGATACGGGGCAGCCCGAGCGAGTCGAAAGGCATGTTTTGTCGCTTAATTTGTGGTTTGTCATCTCAGTATTTAGCACGCAAAAAGGGTATTTCGCCGTCATTTTCGACAACATCACTGATCGTGTAGTTGCTCAGAACGAAATAATTAAAAACAACGAGCAGCTCTTGCAGTCAAACCTTGATCTTGAACAATTTGCCTACGTGTCATCGCATGATCTCCAAACGCCGTTGCGTAACATTATCAGCTACACCCAGCTTCTCGAGCGCCGCTACAAAGGAAAGTTGGACGCCGACGCCGATGATTTCATCGATTTTATCGTAAAAAACTCGAAACAGATGAGCAGCTTGATCAGTGATCTGCTGGAATATTCACGGACAACAAGTCAATCGCTGTTATTGCAGCCTACCTCGGCAAGCGAGGCAGTTGCCCAGGCACTGGAAAATCTGAAGGTAGACATCGAAGAGGGTTGCGTCCAAATCACAGTTGGTGATCTTCCAATGGTGATGGCTGAGCAGACCCGTCTCACCAGCCTGTTTCAGAACCTTTTGGGAAATGGCATCAAATACCGTTCTACAGAACGTAGCCCGTCACTTTCGGTGAAGGCTGAGCGAGTCAAGCAAGGCTGGTGGCGCTTCGCTGTCACCGATAATGGCATTGGGATCGAAGATGAGTACCACGACAAAATTTTCGAAATTTTCCAGCGGCTCAGCCCGGCATCGGAGAGAGCAGGAACTGGTATCGGCTTAGCCTTGTGTCGCCGGATCGTTCACCGTTTTGGAGGGAGCATTTGGGTGGAGTCTGAACCGGGACAAGGAGCGACGTTCTTCTTCACGCTTCGAGCCGGGGTTGGTGCCCAGATATCCTCCAGCTAA
- a CDS encoding HepT-like ribonuclease domain-containing protein: MTFKDWRVRIEDMIEAIERIRRYTEGMDDRRFVADERTVDAVIRNLEIIGEAAKRVPFNVIERHPDIPWSRMSEMRNILVHEYHSVDPSIIFDTARHDLPPLLGPLRALLAERNGNGNGNGG, encoded by the coding sequence GTGACCTTCAAGGATTGGCGGGTCCGTATCGAGGATATGATCGAGGCCATCGAGCGCATCCGGCGCTATACCGAGGGCATGGACGACCGCCGCTTCGTCGCCGATGAGCGCACCGTGGATGCGGTAATCCGCAATCTGGAAATTATCGGCGAGGCGGCCAAGCGCGTCCCCTTCAATGTCATCGAGCGCCACCCCGATATCCCCTGGAGCCGCATGTCCGAGATGCGCAACATCCTGGTGCACGAATACCATTCGGTGGACCCCTCCATCATCTTCGATACCGCGCGCCACGATCTGCCGCCGCTCCTGGGACCGCTGCGCGCCCTGCTGGCCGAGCGCAACGGCAATGGGAATGGCAACGGCGGATGA
- a CDS encoding SDR family NAD(P)-dependent oxidoreductase encodes MSGFTSILITGASSGLGAGLARVFAAPGITLHLSGRDLGRLDEVAGQCRARGSEVYTAPVDVTDRAATARWVESSEAIRPLDLIIANAGISAGTGGRGETEAQTRAIFATNVDGVFNTVLPAIAFLKERHRGQIGIMSSLASFRGFPGAPAYCASKAAVRVWGESLRGELAPLGVGVSVICPGFVKTPMTAVNRFSMPFLMDVERASRIMARGLAGNRGRIAFPWPMHVMARLAGCLPSALMDRIAGGLPRK; translated from the coding sequence ATGAGCGGCTTTACCTCCATCCTGATCACCGGCGCGTCTTCCGGCCTGGGGGCCGGACTGGCGCGGGTTTTCGCGGCGCCCGGAATCACCCTTCATCTGTCGGGACGCGACCTGGGCCGTCTGGATGAGGTGGCCGGGCAGTGCCGGGCGCGGGGCTCGGAGGTTTATACCGCTCCGGTGGACGTCACCGACCGGGCCGCCACCGCGCGCTGGGTGGAGTCTTCGGAGGCTATCCGGCCTTTGGACCTGATTATCGCCAATGCGGGAATCTCAGCGGGAACCGGGGGCCGGGGCGAGACCGAGGCGCAGACGCGCGCTATCTTCGCCACCAATGTGGATGGCGTCTTCAACACGGTCCTGCCCGCCATTGCCTTTCTCAAGGAGCGCCACCGGGGCCAGATCGGCATCATGAGTTCCCTGGCCAGCTTCCGGGGTTTCCCCGGCGCGCCCGCCTATTGCGCGTCGAAGGCGGCGGTGAGGGTCTGGGGCGAGTCCTTGCGCGGGGAACTGGCGCCCCTTGGCGTCGGCGTCTCGGTGATCTGCCCCGGCTTCGTGAAAACGCCCATGACGGCGGTGAACCGGTTTTCCATGCCCTTCCTGATGGATGTGGAGCGGGCCAGCCGCATCATGGCCCGTGGGCTGGCGGGCAACCGGGGCCGCATCGCCTTTCCCTGGCCCATGCATGTGATGGCCAGGTTGGCGGGTTGCTTGCCCAGTGCGCTTATGGATCGTATCGCGGGCGGCCTGCCCCGGAAGTAG
- a CDS encoding DUF420 domain-containing protein, producing the protein MTAAGTLPHITALLNAVSLGFLVSGFIHIRAGRKDSHRKAMLGAVGASALFLVFYVVYHFAAPIFVFRGTGLVRPVYYALLISHVLLAALVTPLVVLTLLRALKGRFDLHPKIARWTLPLWLYVSITGIVVYLMLYHLYI; encoded by the coding sequence ATGACCGCCGCCGGAACCCTGCCCCATATCACGGCCTTGCTCAATGCGGTGTCGCTGGGTTTCCTGGTGAGCGGATTCATACATATCCGCGCGGGCCGCAAGGACAGCCACCGCAAGGCCATGCTGGGCGCGGTGGGGGCTTCGGCCCTGTTCCTGGTGTTTTATGTGGTCTATCACTTCGCCGCCCCCATCTTCGTGTTCCGGGGAACGGGGCTGGTGCGGCCCGTCTACTACGCCTTGCTGATCAGCCATGTTCTGCTGGCGGCCCTGGTCACGCCCCTGGTCGTCCTGACCTTGCTGCGCGCGCTCAAAGGCCGCTTCGACCTGCATCCGAAAATCGCCCGCTGGACCTTGCCTTTGTGGCTTTACGTATCCATTACCGGCATCGTCGTGTATCTTATGCTGTATCATTTATACATCTGA
- a CDS encoding aminopeptidase P family protein, with protein MSQPQSSAVFSDRLAALRRELERRNLSGFVVPRADQHQGEYVPPSAQRLAWLTGFTGSAGSAVVLGGKAAIFVDGRYTLQVVSEVDTVLFTPQHLTEMPPHCWLADVLSKGDRLGFDPWLHTHDQIQTLTNTCERAGASLVPCPDNPLDAVWTDRPAAPATPIVDHPECFAGRSGEDKRSDIAAELSREHLDAAVLSAPESLAWLLNIRADDVAYTPLPLGFAIIRADSSVDVFVEPGRVPVSLRSQWGDEVRVTEPAGFEAALRLLGREAKRVRLDSTSAPFQVWETLRAAGAKVEAGADPCALPRACKNSVEMAGTRAAHHRDAIAMVRFLSWLEDATRRGTVDEMAAADALEGFRSRGEHFRGLSFPTISGAGPNGAIVHYHSTPKTNRPLAAGDLYLVDSGGQYLDGTTDITRTVLIGGPAPMEARRRFTLVLKGHIALARAVFPTGTTGSQLDVLARQALWSEGLDYDHGTGHGVGSFLSVHEGPQRISKLGNTVPLKAGMILSNEPGYYKPDDYGIRIENLVLVTQSPAPAGAERELMGFETLTLVPIDRALVDAELLDAGEREWLNAYHARVRGALMPRLDDAAERDWLERATAEL; from the coding sequence ATGAGCCAGCCGCAATCTTCCGCCGTCTTCTCTGATCGTCTTGCCGCTTTGCGGCGCGAATTGGAGCGCCGCAATCTGAGCGGCTTCGTCGTGCCGCGCGCCGACCAGCATCAAGGCGAATATGTTCCGCCCTCGGCCCAGCGCCTTGCCTGGTTGACCGGCTTCACCGGATCGGCGGGATCGGCGGTGGTGCTTGGCGGCAAGGCTGCGATTTTCGTCGATGGCCGCTATACGCTGCAGGTGGTGAGCGAGGTGGACACTGTGTTGTTCACCCCCCAGCATCTTACCGAAATGCCGCCTCATTGCTGGTTGGCCGACGTGTTGTCCAAGGGCGACCGGCTGGGCTTCGACCCCTGGCTGCATACCCATGACCAGATTCAGACTCTGACCAATACCTGCGAAAGGGCGGGGGCCAGTTTGGTGCCTTGCCCGGACAATCCCCTGGACGCGGTGTGGACCGATCGCCCGGCGGCGCCCGCCACCCCCATCGTCGATCATCCCGAATGCTTTGCTGGCCGTTCCGGCGAGGACAAGCGGAGCGACATCGCGGCCGAATTGTCGCGCGAGCACCTGGACGCCGCCGTGTTGAGCGCGCCGGAATCCTTGGCATGGCTGCTGAACATCCGGGCCGATGACGTGGCCTATACACCCTTGCCGCTGGGCTTTGCCATCATCCGTGCCGATTCCTCGGTGGATGTGTTCGTCGAACCTGGCCGCGTCCCCGTATCCTTGAGATCCCAATGGGGTGACGAGGTCAGGGTGACCGAGCCCGCCGGGTTCGAGGCCGCGCTTCGCCTGCTGGGGCGCGAGGCCAAGCGGGTTCGCCTGGATTCCACCTCGGCCCCCTTCCAGGTTTGGGAGACGTTGCGGGCGGCGGGTGCCAAGGTGGAGGCGGGGGCTGACCCATGCGCTCTGCCGCGCGCCTGCAAGAACAGTGTCGAGATGGCCGGGACCAGGGCCGCCCATCATCGCGACGCAATCGCCATGGTCCGCTTTCTCTCCTGGCTGGAGGACGCCACCCGGCGCGGCACGGTCGATGAGATGGCCGCTGCCGATGCCCTGGAGGGCTTTCGCAGCCGGGGAGAGCATTTTCGCGGCCTGTCCTTTCCCACCATCTCGGGGGCGGGCCCCAACGGGGCCATCGTCCATTACCATTCGACGCCCAAGACCAACCGGCCCCTGGCGGCGGGCGATCTGTATCTGGTGGATTCCGGCGGCCAGTATCTGGACGGTACCACCGACATCACCCGCACCGTGCTGATCGGCGGCCCCGCCCCCATGGAAGCGCGCCGCCGCTTTACCCTGGTGCTGAAGGGCCATATCGCCCTGGCCCGCGCCGTCTTTCCCACCGGCACCACGGGCAGCCAGCTGGATGTGCTGGCCCGTCAGGCGCTGTGGTCCGAGGGACTGGATTACGATCACGGCACCGGCCATGGCGTGGGCAGCTTTCTGTCGGTCCACGAGGGCCCGCAGCGTATTTCCAAGCTGGGCAATACCGTGCCGTTGAAGGCGGGGATGATTCTGTCCAACGAGCCCGGTTACTACAAACCCGACGACTATGGCATCCGCATCGAGAATCTGGTTCTGGTGACCCAGAGTCCCGCCCCGGCGGGGGCCGAGCGGGAGCTGATGGGGTTCGAGACCCTGACCCTGGTGCCCATCGACCGGGCCCTGGTGGATGCGGAATTGTTGGATGCGGGCGAGCGGGAATGGCTGAACGCCTATCACGCCAGGGTGAGGGGCGCTCTCATGCCGCGGTTGGACGACGCGGCGGAGAGGGACTGGCTGGAGCGGGCGACGGCGGAGCTTTAG
- a CDS encoding bacteriohemerythrin, which produces MIARHAVIRWGEPLLLGVGFVDRDHCEAVEMINRLAAASGAERLELARAFAHHCAEHFAREEEMMVKTGFFALEPHRDEHMRVLGQLDEVIRSLEGGDSCAEYFAVDLPQWFLEHRATMDYVTSGFALDHGWVE; this is translated from the coding sequence ATGATAGCTCGGCATGCGGTCATCCGTTGGGGCGAGCCCCTGCTGCTCGGCGTCGGCTTCGTGGATCGCGATCACTGCGAGGCGGTGGAGATGATCAACCGCCTGGCCGCCGCCTCTGGGGCCGAGCGCCTGGAACTGGCCCGCGCCTTTGCCCATCACTGCGCCGAGCATTTCGCCCGCGAGGAGGAGATGATGGTCAAGACCGGATTCTTCGCTCTGGAGCCGCACAGGGACGAGCATATGCGTGTCCTGGGCCAGTTGGACGAGGTGATCCGCAGCCTGGAGGGCGGCGATTCTTGCGCGGAATACTTCGCCGTGGACCTGCCGCAATGGTTCCTGGAACACCGGGCGACCATGGATTACGTCACCTCGGGCTTCGCTCTCGACCACGGCTGGGTTGAGTAA
- a CDS encoding YicC/YloC family endoribonuclease → MTVASMTGYARAEGRDTQGSWVWEGKSVNGRGLELRCKSAPGYDGLEVAAREAAAKRLKRGNVQISLTVRSETEQSQIRVNEAMLEQLLGICRQWQGRFPEITPARMDGLLAIKGVLEPVTEAETGDADTLRAAREGAMKASLEAMLDQLAAMRQVEGTRIGAVLTAQLDEIATLSAKAGECAVLRPEAVRERLRAQVAQVLDAAPTLAEDRIAQEVALIAVKADVREELDRLAAHVAAARDLLAQGGAIGRKLDFLAQEFNREANTLCSKSSDVELTRVGLDLKAVIDQFKEQVQNIE, encoded by the coding sequence TTGACCGTCGCCAGCATGACCGGCTATGCCCGGGCCGAAGGCCGCGACACCCAGGGCTCTTGGGTGTGGGAAGGCAAAAGCGTCAACGGGCGCGGCCTGGAACTGCGGTGCAAGTCGGCGCCGGGCTATGACGGTCTGGAAGTGGCGGCCCGCGAGGCGGCGGCCAAGCGCCTGAAGCGCGGCAATGTCCAGATCTCGCTCACCGTGCGCTCCGAGACCGAACAATCCCAGATCCGCGTCAACGAGGCCATGCTGGAACAATTGCTGGGCATCTGCCGCCAGTGGCAGGGCCGCTTCCCCGAGATCACGCCCGCCCGCATGGACGGATTGCTGGCCATCAAGGGCGTGCTGGAACCGGTGACCGAGGCCGAGACCGGCGATGCCGACACCTTGCGCGCCGCCCGCGAGGGCGCCATGAAGGCCTCGCTGGAGGCCATGCTCGACCAGTTGGCCGCCATGCGTCAGGTGGAAGGTACTCGCATCGGCGCCGTGCTGACCGCGCAGTTGGATGAGATCGCCACCCTGTCGGCCAAGGCGGGTGAATGCGCCGTGCTGCGCCCCGAAGCGGTGCGCGAACGCCTGCGCGCCCAGGTGGCTCAGGTGCTCGACGCCGCGCCGACCCTGGCCGAGGACCGCATCGCCCAGGAAGTGGCGCTGATCGCCGTCAAGGCCGATGTGCGCGAAGAACTGGACCGTCTGGCCGCCCATGTGGCCGCCGCCCGCGATCTGCTGGCCCAGGGCGGTGCCATCGGCCGCAAGCTGGACTTCCTGGCCCAGGAGTTCAACCGCGAGGCCAACACGCTGTGCTCCAAATCATCGGACGTGGAACTGACCCGCGTCGGACTCGACCTCAAAGCCGTCATCGACCAGTTCAAAGAGCAGGTCCAGAATATCGAGTAG